CTAATCGAAGAACGGCATAGAATATGTAAATGTCCATACTCATAAATTATACCTATGTTAGAAAATATCCATAGggattataagtatatataaatgtctAGAGAATTTAAatcttgataattttattactaaaaaaataataatttgcagACATCGAAACTTACTTGAGCAGCCTCGCGGTTGTCGGNNNNNNNNNNNNNNNNNNNNNNNNNNNNNNNNNNNNNNNNNNNNNNNNNNNNNNNNNNNNNNNNNNNNNNNNNNNNNNNNNNNNNNNNNNNNNNNNNNNNNNNNNNNNNNNNNNNNNNNNNNNNNNNNNNNNNNNNNNNNNNNNNNNNNNNNNNNNNNNNNNNNNNNNNNNNNNNNNNNNNNNNNNNNNNNNNNNNNNNNNNNNNNNNNNNNNNNNNNNNNNNNNNNNNNNNNNNNNNNNNNNNNNNNNNNNNNNNNNNNNNNNNNNNNNNNNNNNNNNNNNNNNNNNNNNNNNNNNNNNNNNNNNNNNNNNNNNNNNNNNNNNNNNNNNNNNNNNNNNNNNNNNNNNNNNNNNNNNNNNNNNNNNNNNNNNNNNNNNNNNNNNNNNNNNNNNNNNNNNNNNNNNNNNNNNNNNNNNNNNNNNNNNNNNNNNNNNNNNNNNNNNNNNNNNNNNNNNNNNNNNNNNNNNNNNNNNNNNNNNNNNNNNNNNNNNNNNNNNNNNNNNNNNNNNNNNNNNNNNNNNNNNNNNNNNNNNNNNNNNNNNNNNNNNNNNNNNNNNNNNNNNNNNNNNNNNNNNNNNNNNNNNNNNNNNNNNNNNNNNNNNNNNNNNNNNNNNNNNNNNNNNNNNNNNNNNNNNNNNNNNNNNNNNNNNNNNNNNNNNNNNNNNNNNNNNNNNNNNNNNNNNNNNNNNNNNNNNNNNNNNNNNNNNNNNNNNNNNNNNNNNNNNNNNNNNNNNNNNNNNNNNNNNNNNNNNNNNNNNNNNNNNNNNNNNNNNNNNNNNNNNNNNNNNNNNNNNNNNNNNNNNNNNNNNNNNNNNNNNNNNNNNNNNNNNNNNNNNNNNNNNNNNNNNNNNNNNNNNNNNNNNNNNNNNNNNNNNNNNNNNNNNNNNNNNNNNNNNNNNNNNNNNNNNNNNNNNNNNNNNNNNNNNNNNNNNNNNNNNNNNNNNNNNNNNNNNNNNNNNNNNNNNNNNNNNNNNNNNNNNNNNNNNNNNNNNNNNNNNNctacgtaccaaatttcattgcaatcggttcagtagtttttgcgtgaaagagtaacaaacacatacacatccttacaaaattttataatattagtaggattttattcGACGAAACTGCGTGAAATGAGCATGCGCATGTGGATGACAAATTAATACCTGGACTGCGGGTGGCGAACCATTTCCCAATTTCTCCTCAAGAAAGTATATGCGTAACTTAAGTTGAAAATTCTCTTTTCGCAATCCATTAAGTTGTTCTTCATACTGCTTCATACTTATACCACTTGCAGTTGTGACATCTTAAACATAAGACATATGCAATaactttgttaaaaaaatacttaagtaataacagtttttatttttttcttttattaaattcccGCAATACACTAGTATTATGTAAAAGGAACTTACCGTGTCCTTCTTGATTTGGTAAAGTCATTTCTTGAAGTTTTCGCGGGCTGGTACTAGGAATAATAAGtcataattagtttttaaataataatcaataagaataattttaatgtaatgtgcCTTTATCTGTATATTAGAGTCTAGACAATATACAATGgtaagatttataaaaatcaatgaaatagaaatgaaGGTTAGATCTCGATGTTTTGATTCCATcgaagttttaaaaaatcataaatcataaatgtaGTCGATCAGTAAGGTTGtacataagtttaaaaaaaatatatacgaaGATTtactgtgttattttttatcagttaATGTCTACGAATGCCCGAtgaattttagtttataaaagtaaGTAAAAGTAGTACTACACAAACCCACATTCTAGGCCTATAAAGGTACATAAGATTCAAATGTTCATCAACCTACAAAcgaagatataaaataaactttttttaaataaacctcTTTTTGCAACTGTGGTGCAGGACTGAGGAGGAGAAGGGGAATAAAAGAGCTAGAATGTCGCACGCACTCATTTATACAATCTATTGCGATAGTCGCGACCGGTCCTGTGTGCTTAGAAATACGAATCCACGATTAACCAAAAATCTAATTGAtcttactaaaaaaataaatcactattaaGTAATTGTTGATCAAAGAATAATTtgccaaaaaaaaaagcagaATGATTGCTCCATGAGCATGGTTTTTAATCgtttaaaagaaaagtttaGAGGTATCTTTACTTTTTTCTATCGTCTCAAATTTGCAGCATCATGTTTTGAACACACTATTAAATTAGAACAATATCAAgcatattaagtatttttccatttttatagCAGTGGCTTTTATATTTGGTATTTAAAAGACGCTTCCTTTAGAACATGTAGTCACAGTGTACAGCactttattatttcgtttgaAAATTTTGGATAGTATCATACTGTTAGAACAGCAACGTCGggttttgtttgaatgtgaCTAGTCAAGTTGTTACTTAGTTATTGCTAATTAACATTgtgtgaattattaatttcacataGTTACTGCTTATGCCGTGGTGGATTTTGTTATTCTCTACATCATTTTAGCTCTTTATGCAAATACATTTAAGTGCTTACtagttatttgtatatttttatgacttaCCTGAACGGTGATGATATATTTGGATTATTCCCATGTTTAGAACTATTCATTCGTGGTAAAGTGGCCATGGTTTCCTTTTTTCAATCACATcacagaatattatttataaatgaagtgGTATGTAAAATGCACATATAATCTTGAGTACTAGTGTAGTGGCACTATGAACTTTGTCAATTACTGATAAACAGAATATGGTTCACACTATCACTATGTAAAGACTAAAAACATTAAGTTTGACTGAAGGTCACTAATGAATATAATCcctgtattatttttacacttgTTTTGATTCTCAAAGagatgaaaatgtatttaggGCAGGAAAGGCCCGATGGCAGAGAATCGGGACTATTCGACCCCCACCGCAAGCTGTTGAAACACAATGCTACATATGATTTTAATGCGACGAAAAGAGATGGATACAGGAGGGGCGTAGACGGATGCTGTTCTTTACAATATATAGGACAAAAATAGACACGATGCGTCGCACGTCATGTAGTAATGCtctcaataataaaatgacaatcAAAAAAGTTGTAGGTAGTAGGTAcctttaataatgaataactaCCTGACAGATAGCTATTTACAATAACtcgctaaaattaaaaaccaagtatgatatatataatatgatgtatataacataatcGTTACagtttatatagattaaattatgtccataatataacaaataagttattctagaaaacaaataaattgatactttttcgttttattattgtattttatctatGGACCCgatatactataaaaattgtattctattttttatatttattcatgcaAACTAAACATGTAATGCTTTCGGGTAAAACATGTAAATTACTtgttactatattaataaataaataaataaaatgttgtactTGTGAGTATTCCAACTACTTAAAGCCACTGTTATGCGCTCGACAAAGACTACATTCCAAGTCAAATTCTGAGTTATTCCTCATATTATAATGGCCATTatcttcttaaaaaaaaagtaaagtcaACGCTTTACAACGTAATAGTATTATTGTACTTGGGTGTGGGGTGTGGGGTGTGATGCCGGTGAGCCTGTGTTCATACCGGCATGTTACTCATATCTGTCAccaaaaatttaacttttcagTTTAAACGCACACAGTTCCCTGTGACTACATGCTTTGTTATGACAAGAAAGAAGTCGCAGAGGCAGACGCTTACTGCCACTGGTGTTGACGGTTGACCTGAAACCGACTGTTTTTCTCATAATCAGTCATGAgatgaaacattaaattattatatctttacttATATCTGATTTTGAACTTAATTTAATCGAAATCCTTCAGATATATATGTCCAAAGTTTACGCGAACGAAATAGCGGGCACcagctagttattaaatatttttttaattacgaatCGTCAACTTCACCAAAGGCCTAAATGTtaggataaaatatatatactatgacTTACAGTATGCCTTAAACAGACTATTTGGCTTTAGCTAAGTTTTACATTTATGTAAGCacctaaacataaataatgtaggTGTAACATCGGCCTAGAACGTGGTGCATCCCTTACTGATTATGAAAATGccaaaaaaatgttatccACTGcactaaaaaaagaaagatgtTTCAAGATATAATATGCTAATTTGTCAGTGTTGAAAACACAAtggtacaaattttataagattaaaaaaatcacaacgATGCcccaaaatatttattataacgacTAAAAATCACGCTAATGTACGGAAAATAACGCTGATTTTTGCCTATGTtacgataatataaaaatggttaCTAATTGATTTATGTATCTCATTAGTATTTTGATAATGTAAACTTAAgagtatacatattttactgcttgattatatatagaaattactatctctatatatatggCTAGACTGATTCTCATAGAAtcttgtgtgcatatcgggtaggtctaaGAATCAGCCAGAAACTATTTTTGATGCCCGTAAATAATACGAGAAAGGCAGAACAGCATTTGTACGGGACaactatgataataataaaaaacttacatGAAAAAAACTTTATCAACTATCATGGTTTACGAATTAAAGCTCAGTGAATGAAGGTTGGATgtacatacagacagacagacagattaTTGGCACTCAATATCAATCATCAATCAATATTCAGTGTACCAATTTTCAGAAATATTCAAAGGCAAGAGAAGTTTTCTGAAAATTCCCAATAATCATTATGTATATAgactttaaaatcaataagtcgGAGAATTGAGACCAGGGGAGTGTGCAGGAATAAatggatttttcaatttatatgtgcatgtggataacatcaccactgctcgcaatggtgaaggaaaacattgtgaggaaactgACATGTCCAAGAATGAAAAGTTCCATGACACGTGATAGATGTCACATAATTAACCACACTGGCAAAATGTGGATTGGCATATAAGTGCATACTTATAgatgccaacctgcacttggccaccGGGTGGAATATGCCCTAACCCACATAGAAAGATTTTGCCCCAACAGTGGAAACATACGTAATGATGAAATTAACTTACTGACAAAtcataatttagaatttttttggCAATTCTTGTTTCATGAGTTAAGTACTTAATATgtatggaaaaaaatatatatggataCCTATTATTTGCAGAGAActaaagtgatttttttataaataaatactatgttATCAATTGCGCTAGGCTATTATATTTGGGGACAATAATAGGAGATGTTCAAGTTGTTtacaaatcatatattttagagCACAGTTTTCTTGAATTTCctcaaaattttcaaaactttcACTTATCTatcttttttacatataaaataggtTAACTTACATATGAAGGTTAATTTCGCCTATATCAGCCATGGCGAATTACCTGCAAACATGTTTTGATTGTAATATGtactcattaaattaaaatacttatatttaaagagaATTATCTTTTTTACTTTAGCAATCGAAAATATGCAATTGAGTACCtacagaaaaatttaaattttcattttgtttaaatattgtagaTGATCGAGAATTATATTTACCCAAAACTAtaccaacaaataaaatgggagcatttgtttgtaatataaaataaattcatatggATGTATCCACAGTAcatgttgtataaaaaaaatgtaattttagtcTGTCTGTCAGTTTGATTGTTCCGACTAATCTCTGGAACAGCTGTTATGACAGGTCTTTCACTAGAAGATagctaatgtaataaaaaagaattaggctactttttattccaatatacCCACGGGAACCTAGGGCAAGGCAAGGCAATATCATtcacgcaggtgaaaccgcgggacgtaATTAGGAAacatataatagtataattcaATCCTACTATTATTACAAACGTGAAAACTTGTAATGAACGTacatggatgtatgtttgatactctttcacgcaaaagtaGTCGATAgggtaagtatttaatttagacaaaatatattaagttttacagAACACAAAGGTAAAGAGTAGCTTTATCTGGATAAATTAtagatcataataattaaactagtGTAttccttaaattttttaaccatATAACAAAAGAAggaatacatacatttaataccTTAAAGTTTAGATGCAATTGGAAGttgttgtttattgtattagcAAAATAACTGATAAGTAAACAGTAACACAATACAGAAACGGGCGAAATATCTCTGTATAAGAAacgaatgtttttaaaataacgctTTACCAGTACTCGTT
The Zerene cesonia ecotype Mississippi chromosome 1, Zerene_cesonia_1.1, whole genome shotgun sequence DNA segment above includes these coding regions:
- the LOC119834814 gene encoding centrosomin-like, translated to MATLPRMNSSKHGNNPNISSPFSTSPRKLQEMTLPNQEGHDVTTASGISMKQYEEQLNGLRKENFQLKLRIYFLEEKLGNGSPPAVQVLICHPHAHAHFTQFRRIKSY